One window of Amaranthus tricolor cultivar Red isolate AtriRed21 chromosome 11, ASM2621246v1, whole genome shotgun sequence genomic DNA carries:
- the LOC130827380 gene encoding transcription factor RF2b-like: protein MEIKSSDPSTSSPNPDINTIPSKPPNNGTSNSTLFGFSNHNPNPPLRAPHHRRAHSELTFRIPHDMDLSSDPFTTSSNEEIGSEDDIFTTYIDVDKFGASGSGPHIGLGLSVDGDHRVPTNDNNININSSENNNNDDNHAGRPRHRHSNSVDATTSSGGGSGNVFGEIMEAKKAMPPDKLAELWTIDPKRAKRILANRQSAARSKERKARYILELERKVQTLQTEATTLSAQLTLYQRDTTGLTTENTELKLRLQAMEQQAQLRDALNEALKQEVERLRVATGEVVGPSESFNLGMHGMQYNHSAFYSLPQQHAPQAQQSMQLPLYHQSQGNMHHMHSSNSQNLSEFMPNDHLGRLQGLDIGSRGPHVVKSEGASMCASESSSTF from the exons ATGGAAATCAAATCATCAGATCCATCAACATCTTCTCCTAATCCCGACATTAATACCATTCCTTCCAAACCTCCCAACAATGGAACCTCCAATTCTACCCTCTTTGGATTCTCTAACCATAACCCTAACCCTCCTTTACGAGCGCCCCATCATCGGCGCGCCCATTCCGAACTCACTTTCCGGATACCCCATGATATGGATCTTTCCTCGGATCCTTTCACTACTTCCTCTAATGAAGAGATTGGATCCGAGGATGACATCTTTACTACCTACATTGATGTTGATAAATTTGGTGCTTCTGGATCTGGACCTCACATCGGTTTAGGATTATCTGTTGATGGTGATCACAGGGTACCAACAAAtgataacaatattaatatcaattcttccgaaaataataacaatgacgATAACCATGCTGGGAGACCTCGGCACCGGCATAGTAATTCTGTCGACGCAACGACGTCGTCTGGTGGTGGTAGTGGTAATGTTTTTGGAGAGATTATGGAAGCTAAGAAAGCTATGCCGCCTGATAAACTTGCTGAACTTTGGACTATTGACCCTAAGCGTGCTAAAAG GATTTTAGCCAACCGTCAGTCTGCTGCACGCTCAAAAGAGAGAAAAGCTCGATATATACTGGAGTTGGAGCGAAAAGTCCAGACTCTTCAAACAGAGGCGACCACTCTTTCTGCACAGCTTACACTGTATCAG AGGGACACAACTGGTCTGACTACTGAAAACACAGAACTCAAGCTTCGGTTACAAGCCATGGAACAACAAGCTCAGTTGCGAGATG CGCTCAATGAAGCTTTAAAGCAGGAAGTGGAACGGCTTAGAGTTGCCACAGGTGAAGTTGTTGGCCCTTCTGAGTCTTTTAACTTAGGAATGCACGGTATGCAATACAATCACTCCGCCTTTTACTCGCTACCTCAGCAACATGCTCCTCAAGCTCAACAGAGTATGCAGTTGCCATTGTATCATCAGTCTCAGGGAAACATGCATCATATGCATTCATCTAATTCCCAAAATCTCTCGGAGTTTATGCCTAATGACCATCTGGGAAGATTGCAGGGGCTCGACATTGGTAGCAGAGGGCCACACGTCGTGAAATCTGAAGGTGCTTCAATGTGTGCCAGCGAAAGTAGCTCAACATTTTGA